ACTCCGCTTAGGATTCATCCGCGCTCGAAAATGGGCACGAAACCGTTCTAAGTAGGTTGCAAGTCGAGGGGAGTGCCGCTCTGCGGATAATCCTTTCTCGCGCAGTTGCTGATCGGCCAGTAGAAGCTGACGCACCAGACTCGTCAACCGACGGGAGAGGTTACAAATGACCAAAACTAGGGATTTGGCCTCGGAAAATGTAAGGGGGCGGCGCTGGCTATTACGACGAAATGGGTTGGTACTCCGCAGCCGCCACAGCGAAACACGATTTTTAATAACGCTTTGGAGACCTAGATCTTTGGCAACGGCCAAAAATGCCTCGGAGCCACCAAGATCCAGCGCTTCAATCGCGAGAAGCAGCAAATCGAGTTGCAGCCTAGCCCGACGAGGACACAGCCCGTCGGCCAACGGAGGATTTGGCAATGTGTCTAAAATGGTGGGTTCCGAGTTGCTCGGCAGACTATCGACTTGCATTTCTTTCTCGAAGACATTCAGCAGAATTCTATCAAACCAAGCTGTTTTCGTTACATCGCATCTCAGAGGAGAATGAGGCTCCTCCTACCGGAGTTTCATGCTTAAACGCACAACAGCCTCGCTTTACACCTGAACCGTGACCCCCCGCCAAAATGCAACATAACCTTTGATGGCTTTGGCCGCGTCTTTGGGTTCGGGATAGTACCAGGCGGCGTCTTTGTTCGCCTTTCCATCGACTTCGACTGTGTAGTAGCTGGCAACGCCTTTCCAACCGCAGGTGGTGTGGGTATCGCTGGGCTTGAAGTACTCCATATTAAGAGATTCTGGTGGGAAATAGTGATTTCCTTCGACCACTTCGCAGCGATCGCTCTCCGCTAGCACCGCTCCATTCCACATTGCTTTTGGCATTTTTGACTCCCTGAGTACGAGGTAACTCCAAATCTAGATAATCACAAATCTGGATACAAACTTGTTGCTAATCAAGCCAATCACAATCATCGCTGGGTCAACTTGAG
The nucleotide sequence above comes from Synechococcales cyanobacterium T60_A2020_003. Encoded proteins:
- a CDS encoding DUF427 domain-containing protein, with translation MPKAMWNGAVLAESDRCEVVEGNHYFPPESLNMEYFKPSDTHTTCGWKGVASYYTVEVDGKANKDAAWYYPEPKDAAKAIKGYVAFWRGVTVQV
- a CDS encoding DUF3038 domain-containing protein — encoded protein: MQVDSLPSNSEPTILDTLPNPPLADGLCPRRARLQLDLLLLAIEALDLGGSEAFLAVAKDLGLQSVIKNRVSLWRLRSTNPFRRNSQRRPLTFSEAKSLVLVICNLSRRLTSLVRQLLLADQQLREKGLSAERHSPRLATYLERFRAHFRARMNPKRSGVVAYSTDEKLNELAMTLLGQLLFCTGTSGTQRLWNSLFDGEVS